GGAACCCGTCCATCCGCGCCTCGAGCGCCTTGACCGGGTCCACCTCGGTCACGATCACGTCCGCGCCAGCGCCGCGGAACCGGTTCGCCACGCCGCGGCCGCACCACCCGTAGCCGGCGATGACGACCGTGGAGCCCGCCAGCAGCAGGTTGGTGGCCCGCACGATCCCGTCCACGGTGGACTGGCCGGTGCCGTAGCGGTTGTCGAACAGGTGCTTGGTGTCGGAGTCGTTCACCGCGATGACCGGGAACTGCAGCACCTTGTCCTTGGCCATCGCCTTGAGACGGATGACGCCGGTGGTGGTCTCCTCGGTGGAGCCGATCACGCCCTTGACCAGGGCCGCGCGCGCGTCCTTGGAGAGCGACTCCACCCACTTCCGCACCGGCGGCGCCAGGTCGTCCATCCGGCCGAGCGCGATCATGTGCAGCGAGCCCACCAGGTCGGCGCCGTCGTCCATCGTCACGTCGGGCCGGTGCGCCAGCGCCTCGCGGATGTGTTCGTAGTAGGTCTCGTGGTCCTCGCCCTTGATGGCGTAGACCGCGATGCCGTGGTCCTTGACCAGGTGGGCGGCCGCGTCGTCCTGGGTCGAGAGCGGGTTGGACGCGCACAGCGCGACCTCGGCCCCGCCGGCCTTGAGGGTGATCGCGAGGTTCGCGGTCTCGGTCGTGACGTGGAGGCAGGCGCTGAGGCGCCGGCCGCGGAACGGCTGCTCCTTCGCGAACCGCTCGCGGATCAGGCGCAGCACCGGCATCGAGCGCTCGG
This genomic window from Gemmatimonadales bacterium contains:
- the ahcY gene encoding adenosylhomocysteinase; its protein translation is MAMAAKQDAHDVKDLALAAEGRRRVEWAERSMPVLRLIRERFAKEQPFRGRRLSACLHVTTETANLAITLKAGGAEVALCASNPLSTQDDAAAHLVKDHGIAVYAIKGEDHETYYEHIREALAHRPDVTMDDGADLVGSLHMIALGRMDDLAPPVRKWVESLSKDARAALVKGVIGSTEETTTGVIRLKAMAKDKVLQFPVIAVNDSDTKHLFDNRYGTGQSTVDGIVRATNLLLAGSTVVIAGYGWCGRGVANRFRGAGADVIVTEVDPVKALEARMDGFRVMPMAEAAPVGDVFVTLTGNVNVIRVEHMRRMKDGAVVANSGHFNVEIDLEGLKQAAQGPREARAFVDEWTLGGKRIHVLAEGRLINLAAAEGHPASVMDMSFANQALGAEYLVTHVQDLSKDVHRVPAEIDREIARLKLAGMGLAIDTLTAEQRRYLASWDLGT